The Streptomyces seoulensis genome contains a region encoding:
- a CDS encoding bifunctional glycosyltransferase/CDP-glycerol:glycerophosphate glycerophosphotransferase, producing MPRFSIIVPSHGVSGRLSQALDSVLQQSFGDLELIPVCDSPDAPAAAVAAAYAERDRRVLPVNSPPSAGLGGARNAGLRAARGGYVLFLDGDDLLLPGALDALDQRLTETAGVDVLQAEYERVPWWEGEPANPAKPLLAKAPGGAFAPGAAPWLTGVQLPAWSAAYRRTFLTEHGLAFPEGHFTDLGWGGLVAVAATRIAVLRRAVVRHRARRQGSRLNAPGPHQRELLDQVDRVLRRAAECALPVERARALFGQLFTQVLKTASRPERLTEGHRAFFRRAGRLYRRHRPAGYRTPGGSLGVQHRLLAAGAYTPFRALRGINRVAAGALGRLPRPRMLRTRLRYARALRRPLDPHLAVYCAYWGRGYACNPAAIHAKARELAPHIRSVFLVEADQAHTVPEGVEYAVIGSRRYWEVLARAKYLVNNANFAEGVVKRPGSVHVQTQHGTPLKKMGVDQSTYPVVAARSGSFTKLLGRVDRWDYNLSSNRHSTQMWERAFPGSYEQLEYGYPRNDVYCTATAADVARVRRELGVPEGATAVLYAPTHRDHATGFEPGLDLAEFCAAAGDDVVVLLRAHYFYDQGTARGSDRIIDVTAHRSSEDVCLAADALITDYSSIMFDYANLDRPIVVYADDWEVYRETRGVYFDLMAEAPGPVARTPRELARIFREGEYRGEASAACRAAFRERFCEFDDGRAAERVVRRVLLGEPPEALPPVVPLAERVPAPAAASLVRS from the coding sequence ATGCCCCGCTTCAGCATCATCGTTCCCTCCCACGGGGTCTCGGGCCGGCTGTCGCAGGCCCTGGACTCAGTGCTTCAGCAGTCCTTCGGCGACCTGGAACTGATCCCGGTCTGCGACTCCCCCGACGCCCCGGCCGCCGCCGTGGCCGCCGCGTACGCCGAACGCGACCGGCGGGTGCTCCCGGTGAACTCACCGCCGTCGGCCGGACTGGGCGGGGCACGCAACGCCGGGCTGCGGGCCGCGCGCGGCGGGTACGTGCTGTTCCTGGACGGCGACGACCTGCTGCTGCCCGGCGCGCTGGACGCGCTGGACCAGCGGCTGACCGAGACCGCGGGCGTGGACGTGCTGCAGGCCGAGTACGAGCGCGTGCCCTGGTGGGAGGGCGAGCCCGCCAATCCGGCGAAGCCGCTGCTGGCCAAGGCTCCCGGCGGCGCCTTCGCGCCCGGCGCGGCACCCTGGCTCACCGGCGTCCAGCTACCGGCCTGGAGCGCGGCCTACCGGCGCACCTTCCTGACCGAGCACGGACTGGCCTTCCCCGAAGGTCACTTCACCGACCTCGGCTGGGGCGGCCTGGTCGCGGTCGCCGCCACCCGGATCGCGGTGCTGCGCCGGGCGGTCGTACGGCACCGGGCCCGGCGCCAGGGCAGCAGGCTCAACGCGCCGGGACCGCACCAGCGGGAGCTGCTGGACCAGGTGGACCGGGTGCTGCGCCGGGCCGCCGAGTGCGCGCTGCCCGTGGAGCGGGCCCGAGCGCTGTTCGGCCAGTTGTTCACCCAGGTGCTGAAGACGGCCTCCCGCCCCGAGCGGCTGACCGAAGGACACCGGGCCTTCTTCCGCCGCGCCGGGCGCCTGTACCGCAGGCACCGCCCGGCCGGGTACCGCACGCCCGGCGGGAGCCTCGGGGTGCAGCACCGGCTGCTGGCGGCGGGCGCGTACACGCCGTTCCGGGCGCTGCGCGGGATCAACCGGGTGGCGGCCGGTGCGCTGGGGCGGCTGCCGCGTCCGCGCATGCTGCGCACCCGGCTGCGCTACGCCCGCGCCCTGCGCCGGCCGCTCGATCCCCACCTGGCGGTGTACTGCGCCTACTGGGGCCGGGGTTACGCCTGCAACCCGGCCGCGATCCATGCCAAGGCCCGCGAACTCGCCCCGCACATCAGGTCGGTGTTCCTGGTGGAGGCCGACCAGGCGCACACGGTGCCGGAGGGCGTGGAGTACGCGGTGATCGGCTCGCGGCGGTACTGGGAGGTGCTGGCCCGCGCCAAGTACCTGGTGAACAACGCCAACTTCGCCGAGGGCGTCGTCAAGCGCCCCGGCAGCGTGCACGTGCAGACCCAGCACGGCACCCCGCTGAAGAAGATGGGCGTGGACCAGTCGACGTACCCGGTGGTGGCCGCCCGCTCGGGCAGCTTCACCAAGCTGCTGGGCCGGGTGGACCGCTGGGACTACAACCTCTCCTCCAACCGGCACTCCACCCAGATGTGGGAGCGCGCCTTCCCCGGCTCCTACGAGCAGTTGGAGTACGGCTATCCGCGCAACGACGTGTACTGCACGGCGACCGCGGCGGACGTGGCCCGGGTCCGGCGCGAGCTGGGCGTCCCGGAGGGAGCCACGGCGGTGCTGTACGCGCCCACCCACCGCGACCACGCGACCGGCTTCGAACCCGGCCTGGATCTGGCGGAGTTCTGCGCGGCGGCCGGTGACGACGTGGTGGTGCTGCTGCGCGCCCACTACTTCTACGACCAGGGCACGGCCCGCGGTTCGGACCGGATCATCGACGTCACCGCGCACCGCTCGTCGGAGGACGTGTGCCTGGCGGCGGACGCGCTGATCACGGACTACTCGTCGATCATGTTCGACTACGCCAACCTGGACCGGCCGATCGTGGTGTACGCCGACGACTGGGAGGTCTACCGCGAGACGCGGGGCGTGTACTTCGACCTGATGGCCGAGGCGCCGGGCCCGGTGGCCCGTACCCCCCGGGAACTGGCCCGGATCTTCCGCGAGGGCGAGTACCGGGGCGAGGCGTCGGCCGCGTGCCGGGCCGCGTTCCGGGAGCGGTTCTGCGAGTTCGACGACGGGCGTGCCGCCGAGCGCGTCGTCCGGCGGGTGCTGCTCGGTGAGCCGCCGGAGGCGCTGCCGCCGGTGGTGCCGCTCGCCGAGCGTGTGCCCGCCCCCGCCGCCGCGTCCCTCGTGAGGAGCTGA